One Ammoniphilus sp. CFH 90114 genomic window carries:
- the spoIVA gene encoding stage IV sporulation protein A gives MERVDIFKDIAERTGGDIYIGVVGPVRTGKSTFIKRFMELVVLPNIKSETDRARAKDELPQSASGRTIMTTEPKFVPNQAVEILVADGLEVNIRLVDCVGYAVNGAKGYEDENGPRMINTPWYDEPIPFEEAAEIGTRKVVQDHSTLGVVITTDGSIAEIAREGYIEAEERVIAELKEVGKPFIVVVNSAHPDRKEAQDLRNQLIEKHDVPVLVMSVDDMVEADAIATLREVLFEFPVHEVNVNLPSWVMVLHDDHWLRQNYEESVRETVKEIRRLRDVDRVVGHFTEYEFIERASLSDMNMGQGIAEIDLYAPDYLYDQILVEVVGVEIRGKDHLLQLMQEFSHAKREYDRVAVALNMVRQTGYGIAPPSIEEMTLDEPEIIRQGSRFGVRLKATAPSIHMIRVDVESEFSPIIGTEKQSEELVRYLMQDFEEDPLSIWNSDIFGRSLNSIVNEGISAKLGMMPENARYKLQETLQRIINEGSGGLIAIIL, from the coding sequence GTGGAACGAGTAGATATTTTCAAAGATATTGCAGAACGGACTGGTGGAGACATCTACATAGGCGTCGTGGGTCCTGTCCGTACAGGAAAGTCTACTTTTATTAAACGGTTTATGGAGCTTGTGGTACTGCCCAACATCAAGAGTGAAACAGATCGGGCCAGAGCTAAAGATGAACTGCCACAAAGTGCGTCTGGACGCACCATCATGACCACAGAGCCTAAATTCGTTCCAAATCAGGCTGTGGAAATTCTTGTGGCAGATGGCTTGGAAGTAAATATTCGCCTTGTCGACTGCGTAGGCTATGCCGTTAACGGAGCCAAGGGCTATGAGGACGAGAATGGCCCGCGTATGATTAACACCCCTTGGTATGACGAACCTATCCCGTTTGAAGAAGCGGCGGAAATCGGGACACGCAAGGTCGTTCAGGATCATTCTACATTAGGTGTGGTCATTACAACGGACGGTTCTATAGCGGAAATTGCACGAGAAGGATATATAGAAGCGGAAGAGAGAGTCATTGCAGAATTAAAAGAGGTTGGAAAGCCCTTCATTGTTGTCGTGAACTCTGCGCACCCTGATCGAAAAGAGGCGCAAGATTTACGCAATCAATTGATTGAGAAGCACGACGTACCCGTGCTGGTCATGAGTGTAGATGACATGGTAGAAGCTGATGCTATTGCTACACTACGAGAAGTATTGTTTGAGTTCCCTGTCCACGAGGTGAACGTGAACCTGCCAAGTTGGGTTATGGTACTCCATGATGATCACTGGTTACGACAAAATTATGAAGAAAGTGTACGAGAGACGGTAAAAGAGATTCGTCGCCTGCGTGACGTTGATCGTGTTGTCGGTCATTTCACGGAATATGAGTTCATCGAAAGAGCCTCACTATCTGATATGAATATGGGGCAGGGTATTGCTGAAATCGATTTATACGCACCTGATTACCTCTATGACCAAATCCTAGTAGAAGTTGTGGGTGTAGAGATCCGCGGTAAGGATCACCTGTTGCAGCTTATGCAGGAATTCTCACACGCGAAGAGGGAGTATGACCGTGTGGCTGTCGCCTTGAACATGGTTCGTCAGACAGGTTACGGTATTGCTCCGCCATCCATTGAAGAGATGACGCTAGATGAACCAGAGATCATTCGTCAAGGAAGCCGATTCGGAGTAAGATTAAAAGCAACAGCGCCGTCTATTCATATGATTCGAGTAGATGTTGAGTCCGAATTCTCCCCCATTATCGGTACAGAGAAGCAGAGTGAAGAGCTTGTTCGTTATCTCATGCAAGACTTCGAGGAAGATCCGCTCAGCATCTGGAATTCTGACATTTTTGGACGTTCGCTTAACTCTATTGTTAATGAAGGCATCTCTGCGAAGCTCGGCATGATGCCAGAGAATGCCCGATATAAGCTTCAGGAGACATTACAACGAATTATTAACGAAGGTTCTGGCGGTTTAATAGCCATCATTCTCTAA
- a CDS encoding NAD(P)H-dependent glycerol-3-phosphate dehydrogenase, translated as MDIGLIGAGSWGTALAMVLADNGHRVHMWSRRRDQADEINKEHTNSKYLPDVLLSESITCSTNLGEVVKGKKAILLVVPSHIIREIAREAAGLIDQEALVIHAVKGLELGSYKRISEVLQEELPVSLHKRLVVLSGPSHAEEVSRKSPTTIVVASQPIEAAEEAQDLLMNAYFRVYTNPDVVGLELGGALKNIIALGAGLSDGLGFGDNAKAALMTRGLAEISRLGVHIGSDPLTFSGLAGVGDLIVTCTSKHSRNWRAGNLLGQGMSLEEVLEKMGMVVEGVKTTKAAYELAEKIGVEMPITRELYQVLFQAKSPRQAVEDLMGRVKRHEVEEIAQN; from the coding sequence GTGGATATAGGTTTGATCGGTGCAGGAAGCTGGGGAACGGCCTTAGCAATGGTATTGGCTGACAATGGACACCGTGTCCACATGTGGTCTAGACGACGTGATCAGGCTGATGAAATCAACAAAGAACATACAAATAGCAAGTATCTTCCTGACGTCCTATTATCAGAGTCCATTACTTGCTCTACGAATCTAGGGGAAGTAGTTAAAGGGAAAAAAGCTATACTCTTAGTTGTTCCCTCTCACATTATTCGCGAGATCGCAAGAGAGGCTGCTGGTTTAATCGATCAAGAGGCACTCGTTATTCACGCTGTAAAGGGGCTTGAGTTAGGAAGCTATAAAAGGATCTCTGAAGTACTGCAGGAAGAGCTCCCTGTTTCCCTTCACAAGCGCTTAGTTGTATTGTCAGGACCAAGCCATGCGGAGGAAGTCAGCCGTAAGTCGCCTACAACGATTGTGGTAGCTTCTCAGCCGATTGAAGCAGCAGAAGAGGCACAGGATTTATTAATGAATGCTTACTTTCGAGTCTATACAAATCCAGATGTGGTTGGATTAGAGCTGGGAGGTGCGCTAAAAAACATTATTGCACTAGGGGCAGGGTTGTCCGATGGACTGGGATTTGGTGATAATGCTAAGGCTGCCTTGATGACGAGAGGATTAGCTGAGATCAGTCGTTTAGGTGTGCATATTGGATCTGATCCATTAACATTCTCGGGTTTAGCGGGTGTAGGAGATCTCATTGTCACTTGTACGAGCAAGCATAGCCGCAATTGGAGAGCAGGCAATCTCCTTGGGCAAGGTATGTCTCTTGAAGAAGTATTAGAAAAGATGGGAATGGTTGTAGAGGGCGTTAAAACTACGAAAGCGGCCTATGAGCTTGCTGAGAAAATCGGTGTTGAGATGCCTATTACACGAGAGCTTTATCAGGTATTATTTCAAGCGAAATCTCCAAGGCAAGCTGTGGAGGACCTAATGGGGCGTGTAAAGCGACATGAAGTAGAAGAGATCGCACAAAATTAG
- a CDS encoding DUF2768 family protein yields MIKERGKEKDMDKEMSSFVAMGLMFLANIAILFARNKLKGIPRIIVSTFAFLLLIPSLLLILVVLL; encoded by the coding sequence ATGATTAAAGAAAGAGGGAAAGAAAAAGATATGGATAAAGAAATGTCGTCATTTGTTGCGATGGGGTTAATGTTTTTGGCGAATATTGCTATATTGTTTGCGCGTAATAAACTTAAAGGCATTCCGCGTATTATAGTTTCTACCTTTGCCTTTCTGTTGCTGATTCCATCTCTACTTCTCATCTTAGTTGTCTTATTATGA
- the der gene encoding ribosome biogenesis GTPase Der, protein MANPVVAIVGRPNVGKSTLFNRIVGERISIVEDIPGVTRDRIYSKAEWLDRHFHLIDTGGIAFDDHDVLLEHIRHQAELAIDEADVIILVVDATTGVTSTDEEVARMLFRSKKPVVLGVNKADNPERMSQMYEFYSLGFGEPVGISSVHGLGIGDLLDEVTKHFPIETNEQEYDEDVIRVSLIGRPNVGKSSLVNALTGEDRVIVSDIAGTTRDAIDTMITREGQDFVLIDTAGVRKRGKVYESTEKYSVLRALRAIERSDVCIIVINAEEGIIEQDKKIAGYAHEAGRAALFVVNKWDAIEKDDKTLHQFERTIREHFLFMDYAPIVFVSAKTKQRIHQILPKAKDVADQHAMRIQTNVLNDLIHEATTVTPPPSDKGRRLRINYITQVSVKPPTFVLFVNDVELLHFSYQRFLENRIREAFPFEGTPIRIIARNKAED, encoded by the coding sequence AAATCAACATTATTTAATCGTATAGTAGGAGAGAGGATTTCGATTGTAGAAGATATCCCTGGTGTGACGAGAGACCGAATTTACAGTAAAGCAGAATGGCTTGATCGTCATTTCCATTTGATTGATACCGGAGGTATTGCCTTCGATGATCACGATGTCTTGCTTGAGCATATCCGTCACCAAGCAGAGCTTGCGATCGATGAAGCAGATGTCATTATTTTGGTGGTAGATGCGACTACAGGAGTAACGAGTACGGATGAGGAAGTAGCGAGAATGCTGTTCCGCTCCAAGAAACCGGTCGTTCTTGGGGTAAATAAAGCGGATAACCCAGAACGTATGAGTCAAATGTACGAGTTTTATTCCTTGGGCTTCGGGGAACCGGTTGGTATTTCTAGTGTCCATGGATTAGGAATCGGTGATTTGCTTGATGAAGTCACGAAGCACTTCCCTATAGAAACGAACGAGCAAGAGTATGATGAGGATGTGATTCGTGTCTCCCTGATTGGACGACCGAACGTCGGGAAGTCTTCTCTAGTGAATGCCTTAACTGGTGAAGATCGGGTAATCGTTAGTGACATTGCAGGAACGACTCGCGATGCGATTGACACCATGATTACTCGTGAAGGACAAGACTTTGTCCTCATTGATACGGCAGGAGTAAGGAAGCGAGGCAAGGTTTACGAGTCTACAGAGAAATATAGCGTTCTTCGAGCTCTTCGAGCTATCGAGAGATCAGATGTGTGTATTATCGTCATCAATGCTGAAGAAGGAATTATTGAGCAAGACAAGAAGATTGCAGGTTACGCTCATGAGGCTGGACGAGCAGCTCTTTTTGTAGTGAACAAATGGGATGCCATTGAGAAGGACGATAAAACTCTTCATCAATTTGAACGTACCATTCGAGAGCATTTTCTCTTTATGGATTATGCCCCCATTGTTTTTGTTTCAGCTAAAACAAAACAGCGAATTCATCAGATCCTGCCTAAGGCGAAAGATGTCGCTGACCAACATGCCATGAGGATTCAAACGAATGTGTTAAACGACCTTATCCATGAGGCGACTACGGTTACACCACCACCTTCAGATAAGGGAAGAAGGCTGCGGATTAACTACATTACACAAGTTTCTGTTAAGCCGCCAACCTTTGTTTTGTTTGTCAACGATGTTGAGCTATTACATTTTTCATACCAACGCTTCTTAGAGAATAGAATTAGAGAAGCTTTTCCTTTTGAAGGGACACCCATCAGGATCATCGCGCGAAATAAAGCGGAGGACTAA
- the plsY gene encoding glycerol-3-phosphate 1-O-acyltransferase PlsY, translated as MNTVIAIVAGYLLGSISFSYLIAKKVAGIDIRHHGSGNAGATNTLRVLGKGPGILVLLLDALKGVSAVWFAHWISGGDHLITALAGAMAIIGHNWPVFFGFKGGKGVATTIGVIASLSFISFLWSALITVAVIYITRYVSLGSLVFLALIPIFMYVYGEPNAYIWMAAIVCILGFVRHSQNIVRLLQGTESKLGQSKK; from the coding sequence ATGAATACAGTTATTGCTATCGTGGCAGGGTACCTGCTTGGATCGATTAGCTTTAGCTATCTTATTGCCAAGAAGGTAGCTGGGATAGACATTAGGCATCATGGCAGCGGTAATGCAGGGGCAACAAATACATTAAGAGTTCTGGGAAAAGGGCCGGGTATACTGGTCCTGCTTCTAGATGCACTTAAAGGGGTATCAGCTGTCTGGTTCGCTCACTGGATAAGCGGTGGCGATCATCTCATTACAGCATTGGCTGGAGCTATGGCTATCATCGGCCATAACTGGCCTGTCTTTTTTGGCTTCAAGGGAGGAAAAGGAGTCGCAACGACTATCGGTGTAATTGCCTCCCTCTCGTTTATATCATTTCTTTGGTCCGCTCTGATTACAGTGGCTGTTATTTATATTACCAGGTATGTCTCATTGGGTTCTCTTGTATTTCTAGCTCTTATTCCCATATTCATGTATGTATATGGAGAACCGAACGCATACATTTGGATGGCCGCTATAGTATGCATTCTAGGCTTCGTTAGACATTCTCAAAATATTGTTCGATTGCTTCAAGGCACAGAAAGCAAATTAGGACAATCCAAAAAATAA
- a CDS encoding 2Fe-2S iron-sulfur cluster-binding protein, with protein MRIKIEFQPRGKTISVNKGDNLLQSALKNRIAIRNRCRGNGTCTNCKIQIMTLSPFVSMPSSQELRMIGEEEMSEGFRLACQTRVYGPIQVRVPEEAWKNVVKSQIQQQKENEGI; from the coding sequence ATGAGAATCAAGATAGAGTTTCAGCCTCGCGGCAAGACCATATCAGTGAATAAAGGAGACAATCTTTTACAATCGGCACTAAAGAACAGAATTGCGATCAGGAATCGTTGCAGGGGTAATGGCACATGCACAAACTGCAAGATTCAGATTATGACTTTGAGTCCGTTCGTCTCGATGCCTTCTTCGCAAGAGTTAAGAATGATTGGTGAGGAAGAGATGTCTGAGGGATTTCGACTCGCTTGCCAAACTCGGGTATATGGCCCAATCCAAGTACGAGTGCCAGAAGAAGCATGGAAGAATGTCGTAAAGAGTCAGATTCAGCAACAGAAGGAGAATGAGGGGATTTAA
- a CDS encoding HU family DNA-binding protein yields the protein MNKTELISYVAEAAELTKKDATKAVDAVFDAIENALKNGDKVQLIGFGNFEVRERAARKGRNPQTGEEIEIAASKIPAFKPGKSLKDSVAGE from the coding sequence ATGAATAAGACAGAACTTATTTCTTACGTAGCTGAGGCAGCTGAGCTTACTAAGAAGGACGCAACGAAAGCTGTTGATGCTGTGTTTGATGCGATTGAGAATGCACTTAAGAATGGAGATAAGGTTCAGCTTATTGGTTTTGGAAACTTTGAGGTTCGTGAAAGAGCAGCTCGTAAAGGCCGCAACCCTCAAACAGGTGAAGAAATCGAGATCGCTGCAAGTAAGATCCCTGCTTTCAAGCCAGGTAAGAGCCTTAAGGATTCCGTTGCTGGTGAATAG